In the Solibacillus sp. FSL K6-1523 genome, one interval contains:
- a CDS encoding YjiH family protein: MTNYQQEQNQEVGKVGKSELSLFVKMIICSFIGIFSFFVSFEWNGKKTILVDHVVNAVSTYTPALVNGYVLILLVLGAFYPFITKKWKTSTVTMVLSIFKIGGLVAGVMLIFGFGPAWLFNPDIGPFLLEKLIKPVGLVIPIGSVFLALLVCYGLLEFIGVLMQPIMKPVFRTPGRSAVDAVASFVGSYSVGLILTNRVYKEGKYTAREAAIIATGFSTVSATFMVVVAKTLDLMEHWNTFFWVTLVVTFIVTAITARIYPLNKIKDDYYEDATPQPEKVVKKDRLKTAWTEAVEAAGATPSLGKNLYIHLKDGFIMAMGVIPSILSIGLLGLVLATYTPLFDWLAYIFAPFTYLLQVPEPMLAAKAMSVSIAEMFLPAVIVVGADMVTKFIIAVISISAILFFSAVIPVILSTDIPLTIRQMIIIWFQRVVLTLIIVTPIAFFLF, encoded by the coding sequence ATGACAAATTATCAACAGGAACAAAATCAAGAGGTCGGGAAAGTTGGGAAATCCGAATTATCTTTATTTGTGAAAATGATTATTTGCAGTTTCATTGGGATTTTTAGTTTCTTTGTATCATTTGAATGGAATGGTAAGAAAACGATTTTAGTCGACCACGTTGTGAATGCGGTTTCTACTTACACACCAGCATTAGTGAACGGCTATGTCTTAATTTTACTTGTGCTTGGCGCGTTCTATCCATTTATCACGAAGAAATGGAAAACTTCAACTGTAACGATGGTGCTATCTATTTTTAAAATCGGTGGACTTGTGGCGGGTGTCATGCTTATTTTTGGTTTCGGCCCGGCTTGGCTATTTAATCCAGATATCGGTCCATTTTTATTAGAGAAATTAATTAAGCCAGTTGGTTTAGTTATTCCGATTGGATCTGTCTTTTTAGCCCTACTTGTTTGTTATGGATTGCTTGAGTTTATAGGGGTACTCATGCAACCAATTATGAAGCCTGTTTTTAGAACACCGGGTCGCTCGGCAGTAGATGCGGTTGCTTCATTTGTAGGAAGTTATTCAGTGGGCTTAATTTTAACGAACCGTGTGTATAAGGAAGGAAAATATACAGCGCGTGAAGCGGCCATTATTGCAACAGGCTTCTCCACGGTATCGGCAACATTTATGGTCGTTGTCGCGAAAACATTAGATTTAATGGAGCATTGGAATACATTTTTCTGGGTAACGCTCGTTGTGACGTTTATCGTAACGGCTATTACAGCACGTATTTATCCGTTAAACAAAATTAAAGATGACTATTATGAAGATGCGACACCACAGCCAGAAAAAGTGGTGAAAAAGGATCGTCTGAAAACGGCTTGGACAGAAGCGGTGGAAGCAGCAGGCGCTACTCCATCATTAGGGAAGAACTTATATATTCATTTAAAAGATGGCTTTATTATGGCAATGGGTGTCATTCCTTCTATTCTATCAATTGGATTACTAGGTTTGGTCCTTGCTACGTATACGCCATTATTTGATTGGTTAGCGTATATTTTTGCGCCATTTACTTATTTATTGCAAGTTCCAGAGCCAATGTTAGCAGCGAAAGCAATGTCCGTGTCAATTGCTGAAATGTTTTTACCAGCAGTAATTGTAGTGGGTGCGGATATGGTGACGAAATTTATTATTGCAGTTATTTCGATTTCAGCTATTTTATTCTTCTCTGCGGTAATACCGGTCATTTTATCAACAGATATTCCGTTAACGATTCGCCAAATGATCATCATTTGGTTCCAGCGAGTTGTCTTAACACTTATCATCGTAACACCAATCGCGTTTTTCTTATTTTAA
- the hutU gene encoding urocanate hydratase has protein sequence MVFKTNIRAPRGNELTCKGWTQEAAMRMLMNNLDPEVAENPDELVVYGGIGKAARDWESFDKMIDTLKVLENDETMLVQSGKPVAVFKTHENAPRVLIANSNLVPAWANWDHFYELEERNLMMYGQMTAGSWIYIGAQGILQGTYLSFVEAGKKKFGTPDLRGKFILTGGMGGMSGAQPLAGKMAGAVILVVEVDRTRIERKIKEGYCDYLVETVDEAIALVNKLTAANEPASIGVVGNCADVNRELLNRGIIPDFVTDQTSAHDPVNGYVPNGMTLEEALKLRKSDVKTYERLAKETMAEHVRTMLEFQEAGAETFDYGNNIRAYAKEMGVENAFDFPGFVPAYIRPLFCEGKGPFRWAALSGDPEDIYKTDKLAQEMFAHDEGLVNWIDMAQKMVKWQGLPARICWLGYGDRHRFALKVNEMVANGELKAPIVFGRDHLDSGSVASPNRETEAMMDGSDAVSDWPLLNALVNTAGGASWVSLHHGGGVGMGYSQHAGQVLVADGTQLAADKINRVLVADPGMGVVRHADAGYEIAIRTAKEKGVNMPMLKG, from the coding sequence ATGGTATTTAAAACAAACATTCGTGCACCAAGAGGTAATGAATTAACATGCAAAGGGTGGACACAAGAAGCAGCGATGCGCATGTTGATGAACAACTTAGATCCGGAAGTTGCAGAAAATCCAGATGAGTTAGTTGTTTATGGCGGTATTGGTAAGGCGGCACGTGATTGGGAAAGCTTCGATAAAATGATTGATACATTAAAAGTATTAGAAAATGACGAAACAATGCTTGTGCAATCAGGTAAGCCAGTTGCGGTATTTAAAACGCATGAAAATGCACCACGTGTACTAATTGCGAACTCAAATTTAGTACCTGCATGGGCGAATTGGGATCATTTCTATGAATTAGAAGAGCGTAACTTAATGATGTACGGTCAAATGACGGCAGGCTCTTGGATTTATATCGGGGCACAAGGAATTTTACAAGGGACGTATTTAAGCTTTGTTGAAGCAGGGAAAAAGAAGTTTGGTACACCTGATTTACGTGGGAAGTTCATTTTAACAGGTGGTATGGGCGGTATGAGTGGTGCACAACCACTAGCTGGAAAAATGGCGGGCGCGGTTATTTTAGTTGTAGAAGTAGATCGTACACGCATCGAACGTAAAATTAAAGAAGGTTATTGTGACTATCTTGTTGAAACAGTGGATGAGGCGATTGCACTTGTGAATAAGCTAACTGCTGCGAATGAACCGGCTTCAATTGGAGTAGTAGGAAACTGTGCAGATGTAAACCGCGAATTATTAAACCGTGGCATCATTCCGGATTTCGTAACGGACCAAACTTCTGCGCATGATCCTGTTAATGGTTATGTTCCAAATGGCATGACGTTGGAAGAAGCGTTAAAACTGCGCAAATCAGATGTGAAAACATATGAGCGTCTTGCAAAAGAAACGATGGCAGAACATGTTCGCACAATGCTTGAATTCCAAGAAGCAGGCGCTGAAACATTCGATTACGGCAATAACATCCGTGCTTACGCAAAAGAAATGGGCGTAGAAAATGCCTTTGATTTCCCAGGTTTCGTCCCAGCTTATATTCGTCCGTTGTTCTGTGAAGGAAAAGGACCATTCCGCTGGGCAGCATTATCGGGAGACCCTGAGGATATTTACAAAACAGATAAACTTGCACAAGAAATGTTTGCGCATGATGAAGGTTTAGTAAATTGGATTGATATGGCGCAAAAAATGGTGAAATGGCAAGGTTTACCGGCACGTATTTGCTGGTTAGGTTATGGCGATCGTCATCGTTTCGCATTAAAAGTAAATGAAATGGTTGCAAATGGCGAATTAAAGGCACCAATTGTTTTCGGTCGTGACCATTTAGATTCAGGTTCAGTAGCATCACCAAACCGTGAAACAGAAGCGATGATGGACGGTTCAGATGCAGTATCAGATTGGCCGTTATTAAACGCTTTAGTCAATACAGCAGGTGGCGCAAGCTGGGTAAGCTTACATCATGGTGGCGGTGTAGGAATGGGTTATTCTCAGCACGCAGGCCAAGTGTTAGTAGCAGACGGCACACAATTAGCAGCAGATAAAATTAATCGCGTATTAGTAGCAGATCCAGGAATGGGCGTTGTACGTCACGCGGATGCAGGCTATGAAATCGCAATTCGTACAGCAAAAGAAAAAGGCGTTAATATGCCAATGTTAAAAGGGTGA